CAATAGCGGACTCCtcctgttttattttctttgcatCCAGTTTCTCTTCTTCGATTGATTTCTTCTccaaaacttttgctttcttAGACTTGGCTTCAGAGTCCTTGACCTCCTTCTTTTGGCTTTCTTCTGCCTTCTCTTCAGTAATCTTTTCGGAAACAATTTCGGACACCTGAGCCTTTTGGGATTGTTTATCAATAGCAGACTCCtcctgtttttctttcttttcatcCAGTTTCTCTTCTTCGATTGATTTTTTCTCCAAAACCTTTGTTTTCTTAGGCTTGGCTTCAGAGTCCTTGACCTCCTTCTTTTGGCATTCTTCTGCCTTCTCTTCCGTAATCTTTTCGGAAACAATTTGGGACACCTGAACCTTTTGGGATTGTTTATCAATAGCAGACTCCGTTtgtgtttctttcttttcatcCAGTTTCCCATCTTCGATTGATTTCTTCTCCAAAACCTTTGCTTTCTTAGGTTTGGCTTCAGAGTCATTGACCTGCTCCTtttcgctttcttctgccttcTCTTCAGTAATCTTTTCGGAAACAATTTCGGACACCTGAGCCTTTTGGGATTGTTTATCAATAGCAGACTCCGTTtgtgtttctttcttttcatcCAGTTTCTCTTCTTCGATTGATTTCTTCTCCAAAACCTTTGATTTCTTAGGTTTGGCTTCAGAGTCCTTGACCTCCTCCTTTTGGCTTTCTTCTGACTTCTCTTCAGTAATCTTTTCGGAAACAATTTCGGACCCCTGAGCCTTTTGGGAATTGTCTGCCTCTGCGTCTAACTCGCCTTGCAACTTTTGATCATGTTTTTCAGTCAATTGTTTAAGTTCTTCAATAatagttaaaatattttgcgaAACAACTTTAATCTTTCCACTTATTACAGCCGTTAATAGTGGTTCCTCTTTTTTCTCAATATAGTCATAGTCGCTGAGCAAGATTGTTTTAATGTTCtcaatttttggttttaaaatttCCGTCTGCTCATCTAAGAAGTCATCAAGAATTACGAAAATATCCATTAAACTCTGTTGCAAACTAATCATTTTTTCCGATGACTTATCAACATGTGTTTCTGATTGAATTTTTAAGGCAACTCTCtccaaatttaaaagtttgggGATTAATAAGGACGGTTTGGTAAACATATTACAGTCGTCAATTAGTTTAATAGTTGCTTTTGTTAAAATCACATTGGTTTTAATTTCCTTAAGGTAATTGTGTTTTACTTTCTCGGCTGCTTCAACGGAGGCTTCGCACAGCGATTCAATAAATGATTCGAAGAGCTCTTTATCTGTTAtatctttttctgtttttccgtAGTAGGTGTGAACTATATGGTCccttaattttaataaaagttttGCCACCCCTACAGTATCTTCAAGGCAATTGACAATTTCATAACTTTCTGTCAAGATGTCATCGCAACTAGAGCCTACGGCTTGGGATAATGCTGTGAGCCTTTCGTTCAATGTCTTTATAATATCTTCTCTAGATTTTCCCCCGTGATCAAGTTGCTTTTGTGCACAAGCCTTCAGTTCTTTTTCTTCCAAGGTAAGCTTATCCAAGGCTTCGGCTGTCTTTGATTTAACTTCAGTGTCCTTTACTTCAGGTTTCTTGGGTTCCTCAATCTTTTCTTCACGTATCTTTTCAGCCACGACCTCAGATACTTCTGGTTTCTGGGACTTCTGTTCGACAGCCTGATCAGCTTGCTTTTGTGCACTAGTCTCTAGTTGCTTTTCTTCCAGGGCTTGTTTATCCAAGGCTTCTGCTTTCTCTGATTTAACTTCAGTGTCCTTTACTTCAGGTTTCTTGGGTTCCTCAATCTTTTCTTCAGATATCTTCTCAGCTACGACCTCAGATACTTCTGGTTTCTGGGACTTCTGTTCGACAGCCTGATCAGCTTGCTTTTGTGCACTACTCTCAAGTTGCTTTTCTTCCAGGGCTTGTTTATCCAAGACTTCGGCTTTTTCTGATTTAACTTCAGTGTCCTTTACTTCAGGTTTCTTGGGTTCCTCAATCTTTTCTTCAGATATCTTCTCAGCTACGACCTCAGATACTTCTGGTTTCTGGGACTTCTGTTCGACAGCCTGATCAGCTTGCTTTTGTGCACTACTCTCAAGTTGCTTTTCTTCCAGGGCTTGTTTATCCAAGACTCCGGCTTTTTCTGATTTAACTTCAGTGTCCTTTACTTCAGGTTTCTTGGGCTCCTCAATCTTTTCTTCAGATATCTTCTCAGCTACGACCTCAGATACTTCTGGTTTCTGGGACTTCTGTTCGACAGCCTGATCAGCTTGCTTTTGTGCACTACTCTCAAGTTGCTTTTCTTCCAGGGCTTGTTTATCCAAGGCTTCGGCTTTTTCTGATTTAACTTCAGTGTCCTTTACTTCAGGTTTCTTGGGTTCCTCAATCTTTTCTTCAGATATCTTCTCAGCTACGACCTCAGATACTTCTGGTTTCTGGGACTTCTGTTCGACAGCCTGATCAGCTTGCTTTTGTGCACTACTCTCAAGTTGCTTTTCTTCCAGGGCTTGTTTATCCAGGCTCTGCTTTTCTGATTTAACTTCAGTGTCCTTTACTTCAGGTTTCTTGGGTTCCTCAATCTTTTCTTCAGATATCTTCTCAGCTACGACCTCAGATACTTCTGGTTTCTGGGACTTCTGTTCGACAGCCTGATCAGCTTGCTTTTGAGCACTACTCTCTAGTTGCTTTTCTTCCAGGGCTTGTTTATCCAAGGCTTCTGCTTTCTCTGATTTAACTTCAGTGTCCTTTACTTCAGGTTTCTTGGGTTCCTCAATCTTTTCTTCAGATATCTTCTCAGCTACGACCTCAGATACTTCTGGTTTCTGCAGCTCCTGTTCGACATCCTGATCAGCTTGCTTTTGTGCACTACTCTCAAGTTGCTTTTCTTCCAGGGCTTGTTTATCCAAGGCTTCGGCTTTTTCTGATTTAACTTCAGTGTCCTTTACTTCAGGTTTCTTGGGTTCCTCAATCTTTTCTTCAGATATCTTCTCAGCTACGAGCTCAGATACTTCTGGTTTCTGGGACTTCTGTTCGACAGCCTGATCAGCTTGCTTTTGTGCACTACTCTCAAGTTGCTTTTCTTCCAGGGCTTGTTTATCCAAGGCTTCGGCTTTCTCTGATTTAACTTCAGTGTCCTTTACTTCAGGTTTCTTGGGTTCCTCAATCTTTTCTTCAGATATCTTCTCAGCTACGACCTCAGATACTTCTGGTTTCTGGGACTTCAGTTCGACAGCCTGACCAGCTTGCTTTTGTGCACTACTCTCAAGTTGCTTTTCTTCCAGGACTTGTTTATCCAAGACTCCGGCTTTTTCTAATTTAACTTCAGTGTCCTTTACTTCAGGTTTCTTGGGTTCCTCAATCTTTTCTTCAGATATCTTCTCAGCTACGACCTCAGATACTTCTGGTTTCTGGGACTTCTGTTCGACAGCCTGATCAGCTTGCTTTTGTGCACTACTCTCAAGTTGCTTTTCTTCCAGGGCTTGTTTATCCAAGGCTTCGGCTTTCTCTGATTTAACTTCAGTGTCCTTTACTTCAGGTTTCTTGGGTTCCTCAATCTTTTCTTCAGATATCTTCTCAGCTACGACCTCAGATACTTCTGGTTTCTGGGACTTCTGTTCGACATCCTGATCAGCCTGCTTTTGTATACTTTTCTCTAGTTGCTTTTCTCCAGGGCTTGTTTATCCAAGGCTTCTGCTTTCTCTGATTTAACTTCAGTGTCCTTTACTTCTGGTTTCTTTGGTTCCTCAATCTTTTCTTCAGATATCTTCTTAGCTACGACCTCAGATACTTCTGGTTTCTGGACTTCTGTTCGACAGCCTGATCAGCTTGCTTTTGTGCACTACTCTCAAGTTGCTTTTCTTCCAGGGCTTGTTTATCCAAGGCTTCTGCTTTCTCTGATTTAACTTCAGTGTCCTTTACTTCAGGTTTCTTGGGTTCCTCAATCTTTTCTTCAGATATCTTCTCAGCTACGACCTCAAATACTTCTGGTTTCTGCAGCTTTTGTTCGACAACCTGATCAGCTTGCTTTTGAGCACTACTCTCTAGTTGCTTTTCTTCCAGGGCTTGTTTATCCAAGGCTTCGGCTTTCTCTGATTCAACTTCAGTGTCCTTTACTTCAGGTTTCTTGGGTTCCTCAATCTTTTCTTCAGATATCTTCTCAGCTACGACCTCAGATACTTCTGGTTTCTGGGACTTCTGTTCGACAGCCTGATCAGCCTGCTTTTGTGTACTTTTCTCTAGTTGCTTTTCCTCCAGGGCTTGTTTATTCAAGGCTTCTGCTTTCTCTGATTTAACGTCAGTGTCCTTTACTTCTGGTTTCTTTGGTTcctcaatatttttttcagaTATCTTCTCAGCTACGACCTCAGATACTTCTGGTTTCTGCAGCTTCTGCTCGGCAGCCTGATCAGCCTGCTTTTGTGCACTTTTCTCTAGTTGCTTTTCTTCCAGGGCGTGTTTATCCAAGGCTTCTGTTTTCTCTGATTTAACTTCAGTGTCCTTTACTTCAGGTTTCTTGGGTTCCTCAATCTTTTCTTCAGATATTTTCTCAGCTACGACCTCAGATACTTCTGGTTTCTGGGACTTCTGTTCGACATCCTGATCTGCTTGCTTTTGTGCACTAGTCTCTAGTTGCTTTTCTTCCAGGGCTTGTTTATCCAAGGCTTCTGCTTTCTCTGATTTAACTTCAGTGTCCTTTACTTCAGGTTTCTTGGGTTCCTCAATCTTTTCTTCAGATATCTTCTCAGCTACGACCTCAGATACTTCTGGTTTCTGGGACTTCTGTTCGACATCCTGATCAGCCTGCTTTTGTGCACTTTTCTCTAGTTGCTTTTCTTCCAGGGCTTGTTTATCCAAGGCTTCTGCTTTCTCTGATTTAACTTCAGTGTCCTTTACTTCAGGTTTCTTGGGTTCCTCAATCTTTTCTTCAGATATCTTCTCAGCTACGACCTCAGATACTTCTGGTTTCTGGGACTTCTGTTCGACATCCTGatctgtttgcttttgtgcaCTAGTCTCTAGTTGCTTTTCTTCCAGGGCTTGTTTATCCAAGGCTTCTGCTTTCTCTGATTCAACTTCAGTGTCCGTTACTTCGATTGAATGGTCAACAACATCTTCAGTTTCTGATTTTTTGATATCTCCTGCTGCATCCTTATTTTTGTGTTGACTTTCAATAATTTGCTTGAAATCTTCACAAATACTAAGAATCTTTTCAGtaatgaattgaatttttccaTTAACCACAGCAGAGTGAAGTTGCCCATCTTTTTTCTCAATGTAATCATATTCACTCAGcagtatttttttaatttcttctaTTTTCGGATTTATTTTTTCCGTTCTTTCATCTAGAAGGTCATCAAATATGATGAATATGTCCATTAAATTCTGTTGCAAGCTAATCATTTCTTTCGATGACTTATCAATATGTTTGATCGACTGAGTTTTTTCTGAAAGTTTTTCAAGATTTACCAGTTTAGGAACTAGCAGAGACGGCTTTGTGAACATGTTGCTATCGTCAATAAGTTGAATTGCCGCTTTTGACAAAATAATGttggttttaatttctttaatgtAGGTTTGAATTACGTGCTCAGTGGCTTCTGGACAGGCTTCGAAGAGGGATTCAATAAGTTCTTCAACAAGTTCCTTCTCGGTCTGCTCCTCTGTTGGCTTGCCATCATAGGTGTGAACAATGTGCTCTCTTAACTTGAATATTGACTTTGAAACTTTTTCGATATTATCAATATTATCAAGAATATCCTGGCATTCTGTCATGATTGTTTTAACTGCTTCATTTTGCACAGCATTGTTAGAAGATTGCGATAATTTTTCGGTTAGGGCTTTCAAAATAGTTTCAGATGATGCCTTTTGAGGCACAACTTTAGTTGGTTCTACCTCGGCATCACCCTCTTTTTCCAATTTCTGTTTACtctcttgttgtttttcttgttcaGATATTATATCTGCTTTCTGATCGTCTTTCTGAGTAGCGAACTCATTTTGTTGCTTTGATTCTGCTTCAATCTCCTTCTTGGTTTCATCAACAGTTTTCTGAGGTACTTCTGGTTGAGTGTCGGGTTGTTTGTAAGAACCCAGTTGTTGATCGGATTCCAAAATTTTGGGTCTTTTAGCCTCGGGTTCAACGTCTTCCTGGCTTCCTGATCCCTCTTTAATATCTATGTCAGTTTCCAAGGCTGATTCAGGTGAGGAGACATCCGATTGACTTTGAAGTTCGGCATGAGACACGTTCAGTTTGTTAAGTTTTTCCTGAAGATTACtgatctgcagctgcagtgcaTCTATGAGGGCAAACTGCTTGGTGGTTATCTGAGTGAGTTGGGGTTGAGAAAGGATTTCATTCTCGATTTGCGCAAGAGTTTCCTCTAGTTCAGCGATTTCATCCGTATATTTATCTATCAAAAGATTATATATCGGGCTATGGGATCGAAGTCCTTTCAAGATTTCGGCAAGGAACGCTTTTCCGGacgaaacattttcaattattatgCCTATATCGATTGGCACTGTGGGCTCAACATGAATTTCAGACAATGCCTTCAATTCCGCAGTAATAGAATCCATTTCCTGCAACAGTTCTATGACACGAATTGTATTGTCATTGCCCTCAATAAAATCAAAGACAGCCACTAAGCTGCTTTGGGTCTTCAAAAGGCCACCTAAGACTTCGTTACTAATCTGCTCGCTGACATCGTTGATACCTCGAAAAGCAGCCATTAGACTAGTCTGCAGCTGAACAACAACCGAAGATGATTTGTCGACATCTACGGTGGGCTGAGCGGCCACAGCTCCAATGGAACTTACTAGACTTTCAATAGGTTGCTTTagagtttttaatttttgataatCCACAGCTTCTGGGCGCTCACAGTAGGCAACAAAGTTTGCGAATGCCTTTTCGATTTTGGCGAACATTTCCTCGGCCAACTGAGTTTCTAGAATTGGTAACGAGAGCAGTATGTCTTCAAAGGCACTCTCTACGTTCTCCAAGGAGTCCACCAACCCAGACTCATAGGTGTGCACCAAGCACTCCTTCAATCTGAACATGGTGCGTGCTATTTCCGCTTGGGCCAAAACGGTTTCCTGTTGAACGGTATCAGTGACAAGGGCAATCTGTATGTTCTCCAGATCTGACTTCAGTTGCTCCATTATTTTGCCAACTTGCTGAAGCTCTTTATTGGCATCCGTCTGGGTGACTTCCAGACAGGCTTCTAGTTGCTTGATGCCGCTGGCAACACCTTGTTGTATATCGAATACATCCACTTGTGGCTCTTCCTCCACGACGGCTACTTCCTGGATGTGATCTGATACTGTTTGCTGATGGCCACAGCTCTTAAGTTCAGAGATATCTCCCTGCGTTGAAATATCAGTGACATTTTCCAGGAGTTGCACATCAATCTGCTCGCAGTACTGCCTCACGTCGTGTAATGGAGTGGCCAAGGTCTTGAGCTTGGACAGTTCCAGATCAGTAAAACTCTCGACGCCACTGTGGGCCATGCACTCCTCCACCTGAAGAACACAGCGCTCCAAGCTGCAGAGCGCCTCGGCGAATGTTCCCTGTTGACTGGCCTCTGACATGGAATGAGCCGCTTCCACCAGGTGGGTTTCCTGAACCACTGCCAAGCTACTTTGCAGCTCTTGCATCTTAACGAGGGCTGCCTGTACCTGCTGAGCAGCTGGTCCCGATAGCGAAACCACGTCAGGATCTTCAGAATGCGAGAGAACCGATGTGATTCCCTGGTTCAAGTCCGACAGTAAAACATCAACAGTCGATGGTTTCTCTGGACTTGCGGGCACACCCGCATCCGGATCAGTGGGCAAAGACTCTGCGGCTGACTTAAGCACTGACACATCATCCAAGGTGGATAAGTCCTCCATTGAAGCTCTCGGGGGCTTCAAGTTTTGGAGCACATGAATCAGACTGGAGAGCGGACTGGCAATGGAAAGTTTCTCATCCattgtttccttttgttggccaacaatGTCGCCAAACTGATTCAGTGCATTAATGAATTCACTCTCAGTCAAGGATTCGGGAGTGTGTAGGGCTTTAGCCAAGTcagcaaaacttttgccacacTCGAAAAGAATTCTAGTTGTGTTGGCCTCGTTGACGTCGAGTGTTGTCTCTGCCTCGCTGAATGTCGCCAGTCCTTTAGCAATTTGCAGGATGCGCAGAAGGTACACTTGGGCTTCGTTTGAGGAGGTCTTCACTCGCTCGGAAGCCTTGGGGCTTTCGCTTATTTTGTTCAACGCTTCCTGCAGGGTTTCTATGTTGGCAACTGCTTCCTCCAAGGACACCTTAGTCTCCAGCACTTTGCGCAGGGCACTAAAGGATTtgtcctgctgctgcgacgCTTGCTCCTCATCCTGTTGAATCTCTTGCTGCAGAATCTTAAACTCGTGCTCTTCTATATCGATGACCACGTTGCGGATGAGGCTGCGTATATTGTCCAGCGTCTGGAGAGCCTGCTGGTCGGGTTCCCGAGCGACCAGCAAACGTTGGTGACCCTTTTGGGTGTTCTCCTGCAACATACTCAGTGGTTCAATCAGGTCGGCTAAGGAACCGGTCATATTCTTGACCTCTGTCTGACGGATGCAGTAGTTTAGCTCGTCGACGGGTCGCTTTAGTCTGTCCAGCAATTCTACATGATGTCCGGTAATTTCCCTTTCCAAAATCGAGCCTATTAAAGCTGACAGTTCATCCTTTAGGTTCAGCAAGCGAATCTTAACGTTAGGGGAGAGTCGGGCAGAGATCCTCTCGATGTTGGTCTCAAAATGTAAGACAGCCTGGGCAAATGATTGTAATAGTTTCTGGGTATCAGCCACACCCAAAACTGGATCCGATCGCAGTTCCTCCTGAGGCACATGATCCTGACCACCTTCCAGTTCTTGTCCCAGCTGCGCGAGGCCGTTTTGAATCTCCTGCAAGGGGGGCACCATCGATTCCACAGTGCTAACTGTCAGCATTCCACCCTCCACACTGCCTGATTTTTCGCTAAGGATTACTTCTAGGCCCTTTTTGAGCTCGAAAAGAGGTGGCGTAACAATATCCAGAATGGccatgtttattttctgctCAATTGACTCGGATCCCGCGAGGGACTCCGTCTTATCTTCAATGGACTGCAGTGTGCTTTGTAGCTGCTTAATCGGCTCCACAATGCTCTCGAGCACCTTCTGGTGCACCTTCTTGTAGATCTGCTCCTCGGACTGCTCCAGCGATAGTTCCATTTCGACGCGCTCCAGAGCTTCCTGGATCTTTGCCACCGGTTGGCAAATCTCCTTCAGAGCGCTTGCTTCGCTGGGCAGGTTGGCCTCCGAAATGGTGGCAAAGGACACGGAATCGGGTACTTCTTGCATTTTTTCAACCGTTTCCGAGAAATGCTTTGCTGCCTCCAGTTCTTGAGCCTCCTGCAGAAGAGCCTGCGACTTAATCGTGCCCTGCGTGATCTCTAATCCCTGTTGGATGTCATCGGCAGTCAGTTCGATTTGGGCCCTTAGACACTCCGATTCAAACTTCCTGCTAACGATTTTCAGCTCCTCCAGTGCTCTCTTCATCTGCTCGGCCACGCTGTCAATGATGCAGACACTGGTGCGTTGGATGAGCGTGGCTCCAGTCTCGTCGATCTCCACGCACTTTTCAATCACCTGGAGGCCCAAGTGCAATCGACGGATGTCCTCATCCATCGATTGAATGAGGGCGTCGATTTGAGTCTCACCAGAGTACACCCTtaatttcgattcgatttgctTGATGGGATCGATTATATTGCGGATGATGGCTATGCTCTGATCCGCTGCCGACGGGGTCATCATCATGGTGGACTGTTCCATCACCTCATTCTCGACGGCACTCAAATGATTGTCAATAACCTTCAGCAACTTTGCGAGCGGAACGAGGGCAATCAGATTTTTATTAATCTCATTCTCATCGGTAACAGCCTTTGCATGGGAGGATGGAGTTACCATCAATCCGTCGCCCACTGCACCCGAAATATCCTGCAGGCGAGCATCATCCTCAGTGGTCTTGGAGGAATCGGTGTCTGTGGGTTTTTTCGACTTCTTACGCTTTGGCGGTGCCACGGAATCTTTGTCCTTCTCCGGACTACTTTGTGCACCAGAGGCGGCCTTTGTTGATGCGGACATCTGGGCGCTGGCAAAGGTTTGC
This sequence is a window from Drosophila teissieri strain GT53w chromosome 2R, Prin_Dtei_1.1, whole genome shotgun sequence. Protein-coding genes within it:
- the LOC122614891 gene encoding uncharacterized protein LOC122614891 isoform X1 — its product is MERSPAANAAEPPGEDGVPETGHRPPPRITFSENSSSLIRCIPNERATFFVKIDCAEEDEPELLPFKFEWSRGEIPIENSDRFRITATSNAVQLAVEHVQREDAGHYTLFARTKSQDVVRRHVELIVEDRSTGDDPPVFLRRLPDLSIKVGTRTRLLTEIRSSTDLKLTWYRNDRRVCANDRITEVSEGTFHYLEISPVTLDDGGQWMLMAENFGGRNSCLGNLNVLVPKAYKTPEFVEELRAVLTEQGTVSLECKVVGVPTPQLRWFKDSKEIKAGDIFALTANADDPTSLGTYTCEARNCMGVTYSSSKVHVVGRGSREGSLKPADSVASNAPPPIFTNELRDMSLLIGETIILGCQVVVPPWPKSVCWYNASGRVETAERYKLIEDGLGVYMIEVKPSESCDAGEWKCVVTSFDGSKGISTCSVAMDIPRNYRKPRFMESLRAVLTEEGLVSFECKVVGFPTPILKWFKDGHELKPGDVYQLTGTNSLGTYCCIARNCMGETSSTAVLTVEDIQNQLTEEERLVFTEQNQNQAPKFLTGLKSTDAKINEPFQFKVVVKATPDPILSWFRDELPIDPNERYNHYRGENEDWLLDIKSVEFVDQAEWKCVAVNDFGTSITSCFLKLQIPRHYKKPRFLECLRAVLTEEGAVNLECKVIGVPQPALKWYKDGVELKPGDIHRIISGQDGTCCLGTYTCEARNCMGIVASSASLLGFEDAQRSQQQKSEQLHENELQRNYSLSTIQEERTSQLYETPVGDITIDEKGDVSFSFDGKEVSVSLYETPDLTEEEALKIVEMYADQISEHVTEHNIVELPPLRFVKETSQSGKLLMEAVVIDISPEYFTVEDDMRTEADMDDISINEITVHGSSGREDRMDKETEEYVQQSFDKMEEELSLSAPIRKRKKSKPTETDEFFSLSKASASGSQGEEETSDLQTFASAQMSASTKAASGAQSSPEKDKDSVAPPKRKKSKKPTDTDSSKTTEDDARLQDISGAVGDGLMVTPSSHAKAVTDENEINKNLIALVPLAKLLKVIDNHLSAVENEVMEQSTMMMTPSAADQSIAIIRNIIDPIKQIESKLRVYSGETQIDALIQSMDEDIRRLHLGLQVIEKCVEIDETGATLIQRTSVCIIDSVAEQMKRALEELKIVSRKFESECLRAQIELTADDIQQGLEITQGTIKSQALLQEAQELEAAKHFSETVEKMQEVPDSVSFATISEANLPSEASALKEICQPVAKIQEALERVEMELSLEQSEEQIYKKVHQKVLESIVEPIKQLQSTLQSIEDKTESLAGSESIEQKINMAILDIVTPPLFELKKGLEVILSEKSGSVEGGMLTVSTVESMVPPLQEIQNGLAQLGQELEGGQDHVPQEELRSDPVLGVADTQKLLQSFAQAVLHFETNIERISARLSPNVKIRLLNLKDELSALIGSILEREITGHHVELLDRLKRPVDELNYCIRQTEVKNMTGSLADLIEPLSMLQENTQKGHQRLLVAREPDQQALQTLDNIRSLIRNVVIDIEEHEFKILQQEIQQDEEQASQQQDKSFSALRKVLETKVSLEEAVANIETLQEALNKISESPKASERVKTSSNEAQVYLLRILQIAKGLATFSEAETTLDVNEANTTRILFECGKSFADLAKALHTPESLTESEFINALNQFGDIVGQQKETMDEKLSIASPLSSLIHVLQNLKPPRASMEDLSTLDDVSVLKSAAESLPTDPDAGVPASPEKPSTVDVLLSDLNQGITSVLSHSEDPDVVSLSGPAAQQVQAALVKMQELQSSLAVVQETHLVEAAHSMSEASQQGTFAEALCSLERCVLQVEECMAHSGVESFTDLELSKLKTLATPLHDVRQYCEQIDVQLLENVTDISTQGDISELKSCGHQQTVSDHIQEVAVVEEEPQVDVFDIQQGVASGIKQLEACLEVTQTDANKELQQVGKIMEQLKSDLENIQIALVTDTVQQETVLAQAEIARTMFRLKECLVHTYESGLVDSLENVESAFEDILLSLPILETQLAEEMFAKIEKAFANFVAYCERPEAVDYQKLKTLKQPIESLVSSIGAVAAQPTVDVDKSSSVVVQLQTSLMAAFRGINDVSEQISNEVLGGLLKTQSSLVAVFDFIEGNDNTIRVIELLQEMDSITAELKALSEIHVEPTVPIDIGIIIENVSSGKAFLAEILKGLRSHSPIYNLLIDKYTDEIAELEETLAQIENEILSQPQLTQITTKQFALIDALQLQISNLQEKLNKLNVSHAELQSQSDVSSPESALETDIDIKEGSGSQEDVEPEAKRPKILESDQQLGSYKQPDTQPEVPQKTVDETKKEIEAESKQQNEFATQKDDQKADIISEQEKQQESKQKLEKEGDAEVEPTKVVPQKASSETILKALTEKLSQSSNNAVQNEAVKTIMTECQDILDNIDNIEKVSKSIFKLREHIVHTYDGKPTEEQTEKELVEELIESLFEACPEATEHVIQTYIKEIKTNIILSKAAIQLIDDSNMFTKPSLLVPKLVNLEKLSEKTQSIKHIDKSSKEMISLQQNLMDIFIIFDDLLDERTEKINPKIEEIKKILLSEYDYIEKKDGQLHSAVVNGKIQFITEKILSICEDFKQIIESQHKNKDAAGDIKKSETEDVVDHSIEVTDTEVESEKAEALDKQALEEKQLETSAQKQTDQDVEQKSQKPEVSEVVAEKISEEKIEEPKKPEVKDTEVKSEKAEALDKQALEEKQLEKSAQKQADQDVEQKSQKPEVSEVVAEKISEEKIEEPKKPEVKDTEVKSEKAEALDKQALEEKQLETSAQKQADQDVEQKSQKPEVSEVVAEKISEEKIEEPKKPEVKDTEVKSEKTEALDKHALEEKQLEKSAQKQADQAAEQKLQKPEVSEVVAEKISEKNIEEPKKPEVKDTDVKSEKAEALNKQALEEKQLEKSTQKQADQAVEQKSQKPEVSEVVAEKISEEKIEEPKKPEVKDTEVESEKAEALDKQALEEKQLESSAQKQADQVVEQKLQKPEVFEVVAEKISEEKIEEPKKPEVKDTEVKSEKAEALDKQALEEKQLESSAQKQADQAVEQKSRNQKYLRS